A DNA window from Mycobacterium sp. IDR2000157661 contains the following coding sequences:
- the polA gene encoding DNA polymerase I gives MATDKATLMLLDGNSLAYRAFYALPAENFKTRNGLTTNAVYGFTAMLINLLRDEQPSHIAAAFDVSRQTFRVDKYPDYKAGRSSTPDEFRGQIDITKEVLGALGITVLAEPGFEADDIIATLATQAAEGGYRVLVVTGDRDSLQLVNEDVTVLYPRKGVSELTRFTPDAVLEKYGLTPHQYPDFAALRGDPSDNLPGIPGVGEKTATKWIAEYGSLQALVDNVDSVKGKVGDALRANLSSVVLNRELTDLVKDVPLAQTPDTLRMQPWDRDQIHRLFDDLEFRVLRDRLFETLASTDPEVDQGFDVRGQALVAGELAHWLAEHSAGKRFGVAVVGTHLAYDADATALAIVAADGDGRYIDTAALTVEDEEALATWLADPGLPKALHEAKLATHDLEGRGWKLAGVTSDTALAAYLVRPGQRSFSLDDLSLRYLKRELRADNPEQQQLSLLDDSLNEPDGVDDQAVQTVLLRANAVMDLADALDEELARMECSSLLGDLELPVQRVLAQMETAGIAVDLGQLGELQSEFADMIRDAAEAAYAVIGKQINLGSPKQLQVVLFDELEMPKTKRTKTGYTTDADALQSLFEKTGHPFLQHLLAHRDATRLKVTVDGLLNSVASDGRIHTTFNQTIAATGRLSSTEPNLQNIPIRTDAGRRIRDAFVVGAGYTELMTADYSQIEMRIMAHLSRDDGLIEAFNTGEDLHSFVASRAFDVPINEVTADLRRRVKAMSYGLAYGLSAYGLAAQLKISTEEAKVQMEQYFARFGGIRDYLRDVVDQARKDGYTSTVFGRRRYLPELDSSNRNVREAAERAALNAPIQGSAADIIKVAMINVDAALKESKLQSRMLLQVHDELLFEVADGEHDALEKLVRDKMGGAYPLDVPLEVSVGYGRSWDAAAH, from the coding sequence ATGGCCACCGACAAGGCGACACTGATGCTGCTGGACGGCAATTCGTTGGCCTACCGGGCGTTCTACGCGCTGCCCGCCGAGAACTTCAAGACACGAAACGGATTGACCACCAACGCGGTCTACGGCTTCACCGCGATGCTGATCAACCTGCTACGCGACGAGCAGCCCAGCCACATCGCCGCCGCCTTCGACGTGTCCCGACAGACGTTCCGGGTCGACAAGTACCCCGATTACAAGGCCGGCCGGTCGTCCACGCCCGACGAGTTCCGCGGCCAGATCGACATCACCAAGGAGGTGCTCGGTGCGCTCGGCATCACGGTGCTCGCCGAACCCGGCTTCGAGGCCGACGACATCATCGCCACCCTGGCCACCCAGGCCGCCGAGGGCGGCTACCGCGTACTGGTGGTCACCGGCGACCGCGACTCGTTGCAACTGGTCAACGAGGATGTCACGGTGCTCTACCCGCGCAAGGGGGTCAGCGAGCTGACCCGGTTCACGCCCGACGCCGTCCTCGAGAAGTACGGCCTGACCCCTCACCAGTACCCGGACTTCGCGGCCCTGCGGGGTGACCCGAGCGACAACCTGCCGGGTATCCCCGGCGTCGGGGAGAAGACGGCGACCAAGTGGATCGCCGAATACGGATCGCTGCAGGCGCTGGTCGACAACGTCGACAGCGTGAAGGGCAAGGTCGGCGACGCCCTGCGGGCGAACCTGTCGAGCGTCGTGCTCAACCGGGAACTCACCGATCTGGTCAAGGACGTGCCGTTGGCGCAGACTCCGGACACCCTGCGGATGCAGCCCTGGGACCGCGACCAGATCCACCGGCTGTTCGACGACCTCGAGTTCCGCGTGCTGCGCGACCGGTTGTTCGAGACGCTTGCCTCCACCGACCCGGAGGTCGACCAGGGTTTCGACGTGCGTGGCCAGGCGCTGGTGGCGGGGGAGCTCGCACACTGGCTGGCCGAGCACAGCGCCGGCAAGCGGTTCGGGGTGGCGGTGGTCGGCACGCACCTGGCCTATGACGCCGACGCCACCGCGCTCGCGATCGTCGCGGCCGACGGCGACGGCCGCTACATCGACACCGCCGCCCTCACCGTCGAGGACGAGGAAGCGCTGGCCACCTGGCTGGCGGACCCCGGGCTGCCGAAGGCGCTGCATGAGGCCAAGCTGGCGACGCACGACCTGGAGGGTCGCGGCTGGAAGCTGGCCGGGGTCACCTCCGACACCGCGCTGGCCGCCTACCTGGTCCGACCGGGGCAGCGCAGCTTCTCCCTCGACGACCTGTCGCTGCGCTACCTCAAGCGCGAGTTGCGCGCCGACAACCCCGAGCAACAACAGCTTTCGCTGCTCGATGACAGCTTGAATGAACCGGACGGCGTCGACGACCAGGCGGTGCAGACCGTCCTCCTGCGGGCCAACGCGGTGATGGACCTCGCCGACGCGCTCGACGAGGAGCTGGCCCGCATGGAATGTTCCTCGCTCCTCGGCGATCTCGAGCTGCCGGTGCAGCGGGTGCTCGCGCAGATGGAGACCGCGGGCATCGCCGTCGACCTCGGCCAGCTCGGCGAGTTGCAGTCCGAGTTCGCCGACATGATCCGCGACGCAGCCGAAGCCGCGTACGCGGTGATCGGCAAGCAGATCAACCTCGGCTCGCCCAAGCAGCTGCAGGTCGTGCTCTTCGACGAGCTCGAGATGCCCAAGACCAAGCGGACCAAGACCGGCTACACCACCGACGCCGACGCGCTGCAGAGTCTTTTCGAAAAGACCGGGCACCCGTTCCTTCAGCATCTGCTGGCGCACCGCGACGCCACCCGGCTCAAGGTCACCGTCGACGGGTTGCTCAATTCGGTGGCCTCCGATGGGCGGATCCACACGACGTTCAACCAGACGATCGCCGCGACGGGCCGGTTGTCGTCGACGGAGCCGAACCTGCAGAACATCCCGATCCGCACCGACGCCGGCCGTCGCATCCGCGACGCGTTCGTGGTCGGCGCGGGCTACACCGAGCTGATGACGGCCGACTACAGCCAGATCGAGATGCGCATCATGGCGCACCTGTCGAGAGACGACGGCCTCATCGAGGCTTTCAACACCGGCGAGGACCTGCACTCCTTCGTCGCCTCCCGGGCGTTCGACGTGCCGATCAACGAGGTGACGGCCGACCTGCGACGCCGGGTCAAGGCGATGTCCTACGGGCTGGCCTACGGGTTGAGCGCCTACGGGCTGGCCGCCCAGCTGAAGATCTCCACCGAAGAGGCCAAGGTGCAGATGGAGCAGTACTTCGCGCGCTTCGGCGGGATCCGTGACTATCTGCGTGACGTGGTCGACCAGGCCCGAAAGGACGGTTACACCTCGACGGTGTTCGGGCGCAGGCGCTATCTGCCCGAACTCGACAGCAGCAACCGCAACGTGCGTGAGGCCGCCGAGCGCGCCGCGCTCAACGCACCGATCCAGGGCAGTGCCGCCGACATCATCAAGGTGGCGATGATCAACGTCGACGCCGCGTTGAAGGAGTCCAAGCTGCAGTCACGGATGCTGCTTCAGGTGCACGACGAACTGCTCTTCGAGGTGGCCGACGGCGAGCACGACGCCCTCGAGAAACTGGTGCGCGACAAGATGGGCGGCGCCTACCCGCTCGACGTACCGCTCGAGGTGTCTGTCGGCTACGGGCGCAGTTGGGACGCGGCGGCGCACTGA
- a CDS encoding PrsW family intramembrane metalloprotease → MWARSAPHRPGYPARVSFPIAPPCQRKVRTAGVPVIVLILLGTVAGLILIALTALNPVGAAIGFVLSSVAMVVVVLCYVWLDRWEPEPPRLLVFAFLWGTSVAVVLSVLLGLYVEALIAPAGSESVGWVSTVVAAPVVEEAAKGAFLLLMMTGYRRHELNSLTDCLVYAGLVGAGFAWLEDVLYIAGGESVGDSLLTAALRLIMAPFAHSLFTSFFAIGVFFALNRRSQAAKLIYIAAGYAAAVVVHGLWNGSSLLGLEWYLAVYVLWMMPIFALAIVLAVQSRRREQRIVAAKLPGMVQAGLVSANEATWLSSIRARKAALVQARRAGGKPAAKTVQRFAAQVVELAFVRDRIDRGFGDERIYAMQTEEAYAVHAARASAPTLQWLAGYRAPGAR, encoded by the coding sequence TTGTGGGCGCGTTCGGCGCCGCACCGGCCCGGATACCCTGCTCGGGTGTCGTTTCCGATCGCACCGCCGTGCCAGCGCAAGGTCCGCACGGCCGGGGTTCCGGTGATCGTCCTCATCCTGCTCGGCACGGTCGCGGGCCTCATCCTCATCGCCCTGACCGCGCTGAACCCGGTCGGCGCCGCTATCGGGTTCGTGCTGTCCAGCGTGGCGATGGTGGTGGTCGTGCTGTGTTATGTGTGGCTGGACCGCTGGGAGCCCGAGCCGCCGCGCCTGCTCGTGTTCGCCTTCCTGTGGGGCACGTCGGTCGCCGTGGTGCTGTCGGTGCTGCTCGGGCTCTATGTCGAGGCCCTGATCGCGCCGGCTGGGAGCGAGTCCGTCGGCTGGGTGTCGACCGTGGTGGCCGCGCCGGTGGTCGAAGAAGCGGCCAAGGGCGCGTTCCTGCTGCTCATGATGACGGGGTACCGCCGCCACGAGCTCAATTCGCTGACCGACTGTCTGGTGTACGCGGGCTTGGTGGGAGCCGGGTTCGCGTGGCTCGAGGACGTCCTCTACATCGCGGGCGGCGAGTCTGTCGGCGATTCCCTGCTCACCGCGGCACTGCGGTTGATCATGGCGCCGTTCGCGCACTCGCTGTTCACGTCGTTCTTCGCCATCGGGGTGTTCTTCGCGCTGAATCGCCGCAGCCAGGCGGCCAAGCTGATCTACATCGCGGCGGGCTACGCGGCGGCGGTGGTCGTCCACGGGCTGTGGAACGGCTCGTCGCTGCTGGGCCTCGAGTGGTACCTGGCGGTCTACGTGCTGTGGATGATGCCGATCTTCGCCCTGGCGATCGTGCTCGCGGTGCAGAGCCGTCGGCGGGAGCAGCGCATCGTGGCCGCCAAACTGCCGGGCATGGTGCAGGCGGGCCTGGTCAGCGCCAACGAGGCGACCTGGCTGTCTTCCATTCGCGCGAGGAAGGCAGCGCTCGTCCAGGCGAGGCGTGCGGGCGGGAAGCCGGCGGCCAAGACCGTGCAGAGGTTCGCGGCTCAGGTCGTCGAACTGGCCTTCGTCCGCGACCGCATCGACCGCGGATTCGGCGACGAGCGGATCTACGCGATGCAGACCGAGGAGGCCTACGCGGTGCACGCCGCGCGCGCGTCGGCACCGACGCTGCAGTGGCTGGCCGGTTACCGCGCGCCCGGGGCCCGGTGA
- the rpsA gene encoding 30S ribosomal protein S1 produces the protein MPSPSVTSPQVAVNDIGSSEDFLAAIDKTIKYFNDGDIVEGTIVKVDRDEVLLDIGYKTEGVIPSRELSIKHDVDPNEVVSVGDEVEALVLTKEDKEGRLILSKKRAQYERAWGTIEELKEKDEAVKGTVIEVVKGGLILDIGLRGFLPASLVEMRRVRDLQPYIGKEIEAKIIELDKNRNNVVLSRRAWLEQTQSEVRSEFLNQLTKGAIRKGVVSSIVNFGAFVDLGGVDGLVHVSELSWKHIDHPSEVVNVGDEVTVEVLDVDMDRERVSLSLKATQEDPWRHFARTHAIGQIVPGKVTKLVPFGAFVRVEEGIEGLVHISELSERHVEVPDQVVQVGDDAMVKVIDIDLERRRISLSLKQANEDYTEEFDPSKYGMADSYDEQGNYIFPEGFDSETNEWLEGFEKQREEWESRYAEAERRHKMHTAQMEKFAAADAEAAAAPSSANGATRGEEQSTGGSLASDAQLAALREKLAGNA, from the coding sequence ATGCCAAGTCCCTCCGTCACCTCGCCGCAAGTAGCCGTCAACGACATCGGCTCGAGCGAGGACTTTCTCGCCGCCATCGACAAGACCATCAAGTACTTCAACGATGGCGACATCGTCGAGGGAACCATCGTCAAGGTTGACCGTGACGAGGTCCTGCTCGACATCGGTTACAAGACCGAAGGCGTCATCCCTTCCCGTGAGCTCTCCATCAAGCACGACGTCGACCCCAACGAGGTCGTCTCCGTGGGCGATGAGGTCGAAGCTCTGGTCCTCACCAAGGAGGACAAGGAAGGCCGCCTGATCCTGTCCAAGAAGCGCGCTCAGTACGAACGCGCCTGGGGCACCATCGAAGAGCTCAAGGAAAAGGACGAGGCCGTCAAGGGCACCGTCATCGAGGTCGTCAAGGGCGGCCTGATCCTCGACATCGGCCTGCGCGGCTTCCTGCCCGCATCGCTGGTCGAGATGCGTCGGGTCCGCGATCTACAGCCGTACATCGGCAAGGAGATCGAGGCCAAGATCATCGAGCTGGACAAGAACCGCAACAACGTGGTGCTCTCGCGTCGCGCCTGGCTGGAGCAGACCCAGTCCGAGGTGCGCAGCGAGTTCCTCAACCAGCTCACCAAGGGTGCCATCCGCAAGGGTGTCGTGTCCTCCATTGTCAACTTCGGCGCATTCGTCGATCTCGGCGGTGTGGACGGCCTGGTGCACGTCTCGGAGCTGTCCTGGAAGCACATCGACCACCCGTCCGAGGTCGTCAATGTCGGTGACGAGGTCACCGTCGAGGTCCTCGACGTAGACATGGATCGCGAGCGGGTGTCGTTGTCGCTCAAGGCGACTCAGGAAGACCCGTGGCGCCACTTCGCCCGTACCCACGCGATCGGCCAGATCGTGCCGGGCAAGGTCACCAAGCTGGTGCCGTTCGGCGCGTTCGTCCGCGTCGAGGAGGGCATCGAGGGCCTGGTGCACATCTCGGAACTCTCCGAGCGCCACGTCGAGGTTCCGGATCAGGTGGTCCAGGTCGGCGACGACGCCATGGTCAAGGTCATCGACATCGACCTGGAGCGGCGCCGCATCTCGCTGAGCCTCAAGCAGGCCAACGAGGACTACACCGAGGAGTTCGACCCGAGCAAGTACGGCATGGCCGACAGCTACGACGAGCAGGGCAACTACATCTTCCCGGAGGGCTTCGACTCCGAGACCAACGAGTGGCTCGAGGGTTTCGAGAAGCAGCGTGAGGAGTGGGAGTCGCGCTACGCCGAGGCCGAGCGCCGGCACAAGATGCACACCGCGCAGATGGAGAAGTTCGCCGCAGCCGATGCGGAAGCAGCAGCGGCCCCCTCCTCGGCCAACGGCGCGACCCGCGGTGAGGAGCAGTCCACCGGCGGTTCGCTGGCCAGTGACGCCCAGCTCGCCGCGCTGCGGGAGAAGCTCGCAGGCAACGCCTGA